CACATCTTCTTCACTGGCGGAACGGCGATCGGCAAGGTGATCATGAAAGCAGCAGCAGAGCATCTAACCCCGGTGACGCTGGAACTGGGTGGCAAAAGTCCCTGTATTGTTGATCGCGATACGTCGATTCCGGAAACGGCGCGACGGATTGCCTGGGGCAAATTTATCAACACGGGGCAAACCTGCATTGCACCGGACTACCTCTTGGTCGATCGCCAGATTAAGTCCGAACTATTAGACGCGATCAAAGCACAAATCCGGGAGTTCTACGGAGATGATCCGTCGCAGAGTCCCGACTATGGCCGGATTATTAGCGATAAGCACTTTGCCCGATTGGAACGGTTCCTCCAGGATGGCACGGTGATTTGTGGTGGACAAACCAACGCAGGCGATCGCTACATTGCACCGACCATTCTTGATAACGTTTCCCCGAATGCTCCCGTTATGCAGGACGAAATCTTTGGCCCCATCCTGCCCGTGCTGGAGTACGACACCCTGGATGACGCGATCGCCTTTGTGTGCGATCGCCCCAAACCCCTAGCGCTATACATTTTCTCCCGCAATAAAGAGGTTCAGCAAAAAGTCCTGTCGGAAACCTCATCGGGTAACGCCTGCGTCAACGACACGATCATGCAAGTTGGCGTTTCGGAACTTCCCTTTGGCGGCGTGGGCGACAGCGGCATTGGCAGCTACCACGGCAAAGCCAGCTTCGACACCTTCTCCCATCCAAAAAGTGTGCTGTATAAGTCTTTCTGGCTGGATTTGAAGTGGCGTTATGCGCCCTATGCGGCCAATTTGAAGTTGATGAAGAAGTTTATTGGCGGGTGAAGAGGGGAAGGAGAGAGGCGCTGAACACGACCTTTTTAAGTGGGTCGTTTTTTAGGGGTGCGGCGCATATGTAGCCACAGTGAGATTCCGGTAAATAGAAGTACACAGAGGCCGAGAGCGTTTAGAAACGGATAAATGACTTCATTTAGGAGA
Above is a genomic segment from Synechococcales cyanobacterium T60_A2020_003 containing:
- a CDS encoding aldehyde dehydrogenase encodes the protein MVQLSDRPTQESIQDLIGQQRAFFRTGKTKDVEFRMQQLQTLRQAILDAQDAVMAALHADLRKPEFETYATEIGVIREIDHVLKHLKSWVKPRKVASPIDQFPATAKVHAEPLGVVLIIGPWNYPFQLALSPLVGAIAAGNCAILKPSELAPATSRVIADLAQKIFDPAYISVVEGGVETSQALLAEKFDHIFFTGGTAIGKVIMKAAAEHLTPVTLELGGKSPCIVDRDTSIPETARRIAWGKFINTGQTCIAPDYLLVDRQIKSELLDAIKAQIREFYGDDPSQSPDYGRIISDKHFARLERFLQDGTVICGGQTNAGDRYIAPTILDNVSPNAPVMQDEIFGPILPVLEYDTLDDAIAFVCDRPKPLALYIFSRNKEVQQKVLSETSSGNACVNDTIMQVGVSELPFGGVGDSGIGSYHGKASFDTFSHPKSVLYKSFWLDLKWRYAPYAANLKLMKKFIGG